tggcggtggctcggtatcataaaacacgatgatttcttctctctgattttttctccccgaatatatggagttggagttggcgtcggagggccaccagggggcccacgaggtagggggcgcgccgaggggggcgcccccaccctcatggacagggtgtgggccccctggtcttcatcttttgcgaggatttttattgttttttctaaggtgttccgtggagtttcaggttattccgagaacttttatttctgcacataaaacaacaccatgtcaattctgctgaaaacagcgtcagtccgggttagttccattcaaatcatacaagttagagtccaaaacaaaggcaaaagtgtttggaaaagtagatacaacggagacgtatcaggtgccccccccctccacagttacacaccttgatcatatcatcatagtgcttaggtgaagccctgcgccggtaacttcatcatcagcgtctccacgccgtcgtgctgacaaaactcttgctcgtcctcaactggatcaagagtcgaaggacgtcatcgagttgaacgtgtgctgaacgcggaggtgccgtgcgttcggtacttggatcgaatggatcgcgaagacgttcgactacatcagccgcgttactaaacgcttccgctttcggtctacgagggtacgttgacacactctccccgctcgttgctatgcatctccttgcgtgatcataggtaaattttttgaaatatcgTGTTCCCCAATAGGGAAAACAAGATATtattcgactatattaacaaagtccacgatacatcaagatcgtgacatctcaagaacatgagagagagagattaaacacatagctactagtaaaaaccctcagccctgaggtgGACTACTTCCtcttcatcgtggtggccgtcgggatgatgaagatggccaccggagatgattccccccccctccggtagggtgccggaacagggtctagattggttttcggtggctacagagccttgtggcggcggtgtttggactccgtttgatattgatttcctgcgatgtaaaaaacaagcaaaaaacagtaactggcactaggcacttgctcaataggttagtcccaaaatatgatataaagttgcaataaaatgattgtaaaacatccaagaatgataataaaacagcatgaatacttcataaattatagatacgctggagacgtatcagaatccccaagctcaattcctactcatcctcgagtaggtaaatgacaaaagaaataatttatgaagtgtgaatgatagcaaagtgcataagttttatcaataataatttcaatcacttttcctagcatcatggcaacaactctttcttataaaatttctcatgtttaaAGTAGCAACAACTTCACATGTTaaagttcaaacaatgaattctcttgaaactcaacaacctatgttcacagtcatcaagcaattgcaattcaacttattcaacagagttttaagtaagagctccacatactcaaccatcatatagtcttctatggttGCTAACACTCACCGTATACACATGAgtaaacgtttcaaccagacacacagaaagataggggcttattgttttgcctcccaacacattcacctcaagggtgatgtcaacaataataactcatggtacccatatccaactagatatatgtgcctagatctttcctcaccacatgatgcttgccaaaagagaaaaataaaaaggaataaagagaaatactttgactctttgcataaaagtaaatactaaaagtaaaagataggcccttcgcagagggaagcagaggttgccatgcgctttttgtttgtatgctcaaccccttagtgcaaaagaacgtcacgttatattgccccttatgataccaacctttattatgcagtctgtcgcttctattctttgccatcacaagtttgtacaacgctcaattttttcttacactaaatgatctaacacttttagaagcaatttttattgccttattgcatcgatgacaacttacttgaaggatcttgctcaatccttaggtaggtatggtggactcttgagaataagatttgggtttaagggtttttggatgcacaagtagtatctctacttggtgtggaatttttggctagcaaagattggggacaagcaccacatgttgagacaatataacttctatgtgaatatgaacaaacataaatcattatgttgtcttccttgtccaacgtcaacaattttggcatataatattttgatgggggctcacaatcacaaaagatttccaagatagtgtatttgcatgtgaaagttttcttccttctactaatcattcgtgAATTGCTTATAAGACCAATATTTTGATTGTCatgcctcaaaagatttcactttctaaaacCAATGTGAagttaccactaggcatgatatgatttcaacttcattacattcaatttattcaacaatttactcataggatataggtgaagcacaagagtaaatgataagctactccaaaaagatataagtgaagatcaatcgagtagttaagtaaatacaTAGATATGCAAggtctctcttatttaaaactttcagagctaagtattttattaaaaaaacaagcaaaaaaatgacattccaagaataccacacatcatgtgaagaagcaaaaacttaggctcaaccgatactaaccgataattgttgataaaaaaggtgggatgcctaccggggcatccccaagcctagatgcttgagacatcttgaaatattatcttggaatgccttgggcatccccaagattgagcttttgtgtttccttaattcttctcatatcatggttttcctaaatctcaaaagcttcatccacacaagactcaacaagaactcgtgagataagttagtataaaccaatgcaaaaaccttatcattctctactgtagcaaatcactaaaattattattcaacattacatgctaaatgcctctgcatatttaatactcttatcgtcaaatagaatcattaaacaagcaaacatatgtaaacaacgcaaacataacagcaatctgccaaaacagtacagtctgtaaagaatgcaagagtaccaatacttcttaaactccaaagatAATGAAAATTTTACCaaactgtataaaatttatcatatcttattttgcaaaaagtttcaacattttatcacattctgacttttctaggtattttttgcaacagcggtaaactttctgttttcaaacagcaacatgtaggctTGTAAAATAAgaatagtaaaggctatcaatgccacttttattgaaataaaagatgcaaaacattattcgaAATAACacaaagaaaatcctaacaaaataaattgatgctccaagcaaaacacatatcatgtgacgaatgaaaacatagctccaagtgaggttaccgataatgttgaagacgaaagaggggatgcctttcggggcatccccaagcttagttgcttggatcttccttgaatattaccgtggggtgccttgggcatccccaatcttaaggtattgtcactccttattctcctcacatcgacatctcacccaaaacttgagaacttcaatcacacaaaacttaacggaactttgtgagataggttagtatgataaaaagcaaaccatttcacttttggtactgtcaaagacaagattcataatcgttttcacacaatgtctactgtagaatatcatttccacaatttatattgagcaatataagccatggaaactagaaaacaagcaaactatgcattgaaaacagaatctgtcaaaaacagaactgtctgtagtaatctgtactccaaccataatTCTGCtactcgaaaaattctgaaaaaaaagaaAACCTGGGAAATTTCTCTATcaatcttatgcaaaaataatcattattttatcatgcttctgttaaaaatgagaattgttttcctgagctcaaaattttctgtttttcagcaagatcaaatcaactatcaccgtaagccatcccaaaggttttacttggcaccttattgaaacaaaagcaataaaaacaATTAATAGAGTAGCCTAATCATGAGAACACACataaatagtaggtaaaagtgttgggttgtctcccaacaagcgattttctttaatgccttttagctaggcatgatgatttcaatgatgctcgcataaaagataaggattaaaacataaagagagcatcatgaatcataagttcctttctcataataattttcagtagcatcatgaatatacTCATCAATACAACAATCACatcaagcattcttttcatgatccaaaagcatagaaaatttattactctccacataagagaatttcttctcattcacaatggtgggagtatcataggacactcgaatactataaattattCCCACATTAAGAGAataatgttcagtaaaaggatattcaaaattatgacaataattatcattactttttataacataagtatcatcacagtaatcatcctaagtgggaggcatgcaatcatcatagcaaatttgatcattcaaagtaaggggactaagaagatcatcttcattaagcatagcctCCCCAAGAttaggacaaacattaattgcagcaaataaattcttaaacatgtcattatcatcaaacatagcatccccaagtttgtggcttggcatatcataagcataatcactctcatcattaatagtatgaatagcaccaacggtataacagttgctatcatcataatttcccaagttgatgctaaaaagttttccaagattatAAGTATCATTATCtacccaatcataatcatcacagtaagcaataggcataacaaaataaCCATCAATAATGCTCTCGGGCATTGTGCCATAAGatatagaagcaatatcatcatcaagtgcatcatccttcacaattatttttgattcattttcttgaggcacaacaataactagatgaccagttgcgccAAATGACGCGCAAAGACCCGTTTAAAACCATGTTCGTGTTAGAAATATTTGCATTTTTTCAGTAACCATATATTTAAGTACATTTGGTAAGAACTTATACCCCCTATATACAAAGGAAATTAAATGCAAATATTTTCTTAAGGTAATAATGCCATAAATTAGATTATCGATAGGCCAAAATAATTGAGTCTGCAATTAGAAACTCCGAGTAGCTATAAACTTGCATTAAAAAGGAATAAACACAAGTGACACAATAAAATGTACTTAATATATGAACTCACGAACATTGTGTGCAGGAAAAGTTAATAGAAATAATGGTCAATTACATCATGTAATTTGGTTCTATACTCTTTTGTGTATATATCCTGAATGCTACCTCTTTGTGATCAACTCTTTGTCCTTCGAATCGAATGGCACAGCTACTGCCCCTTGTGGAAAAAGAAATCACTCTGTAATACCCATAAATGTAAGAGGCAAATATCATGTGATGCATCTCAACCTGCGCAAAACAATGTAAAAACTGTACATGCTATCTACATACTCTCATTGTGTAGCAAAGCAACAAAGCATAAGGACCATGTACAAAAGAATTGACAATTAGTAAGAAAGAAGCATGACATCAGCTGTCTAGGCAACCATAAAACAATAAGTGGCAAAAGCCCTATCAGAATTAGCATTTGAATCCAGTTTATGAGCTAAAGTTGAGCATTTACCTATGTCACAACTGTACCTTGAAGCACGATCAACATGCAGGACCTAGCTCGTAATTCTATTTAGGAATCATTGTCTTCATAAAGTAATCAGTAAACTTGGTCATCCATGGACCGACTGTAGCTTGCTTGCTAATTTCCACCTGTCACAAATAAGACAATCATGTTCAAACTGAAGGTGAAAGCATTACACATTCAGTCTCTTATGTAATTTAGTATATACTGATAAAATCTCCATGAAGAAGCAGACGAGCTGCTGGAAATAAACTGGCATGGAACGAAATCAGTGCCACAAAACCATATAGACATGCATGCTCATCAAGCATGTCATACATTTTACCCTTAGCTAGTGCTGGTGCCCTACCTCAAGAACCTCCAGCCCACACAATAGAAATTCATCCATCTCAGCCATGAATTCACTTAAATAGGAAACAAAATAAATGTTTTCCTCAGACATAGTACACTGAAGAAACAAAACTATGCAGGCTGAACCGATAAGCTCTTATGACTGAACAACGCCCATCCGCAAACATCATCATTCTAGTCAAGAAAATAACTGAATAAAGCCCATCTGTAGCAGTACACTGTTGGAAGATTAAAAGATAGTTCAGATGTATTTTCCACAATTTTCTCTAGGATGAACGCAGGAGCTTGAAAGGAGGGACAATATTGGGTTTACCATGCAACAGAACTGTGCACCATCAACAATGGCAAAATTCGGTCTTGCAGATGATCACTGGGATATgaaaaaacagatagaaaaatgcATTTAAAGCTTGGACCTGAAATGTAGAATATTACCCCCTTGATCTACCGATGGGAAATACACTTAAGCATCAACCAAATGCAATCACAGTAGAGTATGATTTCTTTAATCTATTTAGGGTGTTTTCCACGTACTGTGCAAGTACCATGGGGTTGTTCTTTAGTAACATCTTATTAGCTTCAGATGACGGCCTTTGACACTATAGTGATAATTTAAGTTGTGATCCTAATATTCGGGTAAAAAATAACATGGAAGAAACATGAGACGGGTGCCATTGAACCCCTAAGATGCAAGAATCATATATCGATAACTATACATACAGTTCTTTTTCAATAGCTATATATACAGTTCTTACTCCATACATATAATTGTTTAAAGACACGCATAATTGTTTAAAGACCCGCATGATAATtcaaacacatttttctttccttCATCTGATCATTCTACTATAACGAAGGAAAAAGGGGACAGGTCCCCAGGGAAATAGCAATATAGCTACAGGAAATAAAGTAACACATGTACACATGACTATGGAGAAAGCAAGCTTTATGAGAGAATTTACCCAAACATCTTAATACTTCAAGGTTTTAACCAAAGAAAAACATATACTCTAGGAATAAATGGACTAAAGGAGTATAGGAGGGGAGTGCAGCGATCATATCAATTAACCGCTACAGAATCACCGGTATAAGAAAATATTGATGCCCATTACTACATACTGATCGCGGACAGCTCCTTGCCTTCTCTTATCAGATCAACAACATGTAGATTTATGTAGATTTTGAGCTGCAACATCATATACAGGGCGTGGGCAGAAGCACAAAAAAAGGGGATATGCTTCTTCTTGTGATCTTCTCTAACACTTTCAAGCCCTCGGTAAAAAGAGGGCGCAATCTTGCAGACCCGGCTAGGATATTTTACGATAGTAAAGCAGTATTGCAAGGATTCTATACAAAACAGAACAACGTAGGTAATCTCCTCACGGAACCATGTATGCCTATGAAACCAACAAAGTATCTATAGCAAACAGCGACTGAAAACATCTGTGTAGAACAGATCAAAAAAATTAGTTTCGTCTTTGTAGTCtgcattggaatctctaaaaagacttatatttaggaacggagggggtacATGACAGTCATTGTCAAACAATCACTCCAGAGAGATCATCGATACTGAAGCAGGAGCAAGAGACATTAGATAGAACAAAAATATACACTCCTCACCTTAATGTCAAAGGCTGAACCCACGAGGAAAGCACTATGACCTTGATGTTGCCGGAAGCCATCGAACCTGAGAAGCACCTGCCATGCTAAAATTGCTCCTCCTGTTTCCCTAACCACTTCCATAAATTTATCTTCATTAGGAACAAGTTTCAGAGCCACCTGCAATATCCCCACATATGGGTAATTCATCAAAGATGctttcaaaaaaatcatcaaagaaaaacaaaaatgaaaggCAAGCTTACCAAAATGTTGTCCCAGTTCCGTCAAGCAATCTAACAATAAGATAGCAAGCTTACCTGAATGGGGATGGCCAGTGACCTGGATCTCAGCAAGATTTTTCAGCTAATTCTCGCGGCGCCCAGGATGGCCACAGCTAAGTGATGTTGTCCTCCACTGGAACCGGACGGTGGTCGAGCCCTTCAGAGGGACTCGTGCTTACATCAACACAAATCATATTATCAAATTGAAGTGCAAACTTGATTGGGTTTGCAAGACGGTTAAAATTCACCTTGGTCTTCTTCAACTCTTCAGCTAACATTGTTCTTCATCTCTTCGTTCTCCGGTCTGCACACAGCATGTTTAGAAAATCCACATATTAGGAAACTAAAATGTGaatgagagagagatagaggagcacCTAATATTCTTGGCCCTATTTCTTCTTTCTTAAATCTGCACACGTTAAGTCAACAATCCAATTAGATATACATATATATGCAGCTATGTATATTTAGTAATGAATAATTTCCTTTCATCATATACACATTTGCTAGATAGTACATTAAACTCTGGTAACGTTGAAGTATGAACAGCAAGCGGATCTCTACAAAAAGAAATCAAAGGAAAAAGGAGTTGGGACATCGAACAGTTCTTGGTACCTGACACCTGTGTAGATTTCAGGAGGGTACCATTCAATCCATATGTCCATCCCTGCAAAATTGTACCCAAAAAAAAGATACAAATTAAGCAACTATATCTCATTGGCTAATCTCCAGATCTGCACCTCTCCtcaaagagagggggagaaggagctATCATACCTGCAGATAGGCTGGTGATGGCAAGGTCGCCGGCAAGGAGACTCAGCTCCAATGGAGTGAACATCAGCTACATACACCATAGGTAAATGTTAGCAACAAAACATATGACATATCCTCCATTACTTCTTAAATATGAAAACTGAAAATAAAACTTCTCATTGGCTCAGACCCTTCTTGTCAATCCTTGCCTCTCACAGGAGTTTTCAGTTTCACAAATAAACGGATATTAAATCAACCAGCACAGGTAGTAGTTGAACCAGCAGCACCCAACAACATTAAACACATATACAACCAACATCAcacatctagcagcagcacaagtAGTAGCCGTACCCCTCAAACAAACAACACAAGCACACAGTACAGTAGTAGTACTAAATCAATGGGAAGATCAAGGAGGAAGCAGGAGCTCAACAGCCTGACGGAGACGAGAGCGAGCGGAGGAGGGGTGTGGGCAAGCTTCCTCGTGCGCCGCGCCGCGCGCAACACCTTCTTCTGGCTCGCCGTGCCGGTCACCGTCACCTTGTCCCACGCCCTTGTCCCACGCTCGCTCCATGTCCACGTAATGCACGCCTGCACAAGACAAATGACGAAATTATCTAGACATGTAATACTCCATGCCTGCTGTATGGCAAGTAAGTCTAGTAGTACCACAATCACGATGAGAAAATCCTTTGGTGGTGCTGAATGGCAAGTAAGTCTGATAGTACCACAATCACGATGAGAAAATCCTTTGATGGTGCGTACCTTGAAGCCTGAGCACCACCAGCCTCGCCTAACCTGAGCCCGATCTGCTGCTGCCCCTCTCCTCCTGCCGAGTCCAGGCCGCGCTCTTCCTTCcccccaccgccgtcctcctcttcTCCTGGATCTGCGGCCGGTCAAGAACCATGGCGCACCACAGCGGCTGATGGAGGATGGGGATGCGTCGTCCTGCAGGTGCTGCGTGAAGAAAGAGACGAGCGGCGGAAGCGACGGCGGCCATGCAGTGGCGGAGAGGGGGAGGCGGCGCAGAGGAGACGAGGCCAGGGCGGCGCGGTGGCAGGAGAGGAGGCAGCTGCGGGGGTGATGCGGAGAGGGGGGGCGGAGGCCATGGCAGAGGCAAGGACGCCGGGGAGGGGCAAGGAAAAGGGGGGCGCGAAAGAGGCGGCGGGGGACGAGCCACGACCTCCGTTGCGCCACCATGACCACGAtctcggggcgggggggggggggggggggggggaggtgggaTGCATCTGGAGAGCAGCCAGTGGGCGTCGGCTCGGGGGAGCGGCCGGCGAGGCTCTGACCCTGGtcggagagggaagaggagaggaggagacgaGCAGGGAGAGGAGGGGCGGCGTGGGGGAGAGGAGGAGACGAGCGGGGAGAGAGAGGAGCCGGCTGCGTTGCTTTTTTTTACCCTTCGTCGGTTCTAGGGTTCGATCCTTTTCTTACACAGAATTGGGCAAACGGCACGCCATTCTCTCGACCCCACACATAACGAGGCCCACTTATCATCCACTCTTGAAGCAGCCATGAATGTGAAAAACAACAGACGGCTGACCAAGTGCCAGCAGTCAAAATAGAGCACAGTAAAAAGATCGCACGGCCCAACCAGCGTTGCGCGCGCGGGGGCCTCAGGTTCGCGGGTAGGATAGAAGCGTTTATATGTTAGATAGGAGCAACAATATTTGGGAGaggtacctttttacctctattttttcatcttcttttcttcttcttcagcacatcatgtgtgggtttaattaatttttccaagcttcttattgatgagattggttgaatagggagctcctcttcatcacctatttcatcatgagagaaaATAGGAGGGGAAGTGGAAATCTTtgccctttcattagtattccttttatattttattggttttcccatctttctatagttggcaatataagcattctcattgcaatttaccatgcaaaacatatagatattttttagtttagtttcaatgtcgtccgtgagaatgaatacttcaaaccaactatttttatatgtcaattcttcactccccaaAAATAGACAAAGCTTATTATAAAGTTCAAGGatgatcaagttattgcaatatttggccatgattcgatcatgaaaaagttTACATTGAAAATTAAGATAACCaaccttattgcaaagttcacaagtaataggacaaaagatttccatgatggtgtattttcatgtgaaagttctcttccttatactaattatacgtgaattgcttgtatgaccaatattgtgattgttaagcctcaaaagatttcactttctaaacccaaagtgaagctaccactaggcatgatatgatttcaacttcatgatattcaattcattcaacaatttactcataggatataagtgaagcataagagcaattccaaagaaaagagcttcgctgacgggatgtgaatgccgcttacttagcctccttggcaaTTATTTGAGGactttattttatttaaaaacttttagatctaagtattttattaaaacatcaagtaaaacaaaattaaaatgacattctaagaatagcacaactcatgtggagaagcaaaaacttaggctcaaccgatactaaccgataa
Above is a window of Triticum aestivum cultivar Chinese Spring chromosome 6B, IWGSC CS RefSeq v2.1, whole genome shotgun sequence DNA encoding:
- the LOC123136887 gene encoding uncharacterized protein yields the protein MVAQRRSWLVPRRLFRAPLFLAPPRRPCLCHGLRPPSPHHPRSCLLSCHRAALASSPLRRLPLSATAWPPSLPPLVSFFTQHLQDDASPSSISRCGAPWFLTGRRSRRRGGRRWGEGRARPGLGRRRGAAADRAQVRRGWWCSGFKACITWTWSERGTRAWDKVTVTGTASQKKVLRAARRTRKLAHTPPPLALVSVRLLSSCFLLDLPIDLVLLLYCVLVLFV